Part of the Sorghum bicolor cultivar BTx623 chromosome 1, Sorghum_bicolor_NCBIv3, whole genome shotgun sequence genome, aattatagaaTACAAAATCAAACAATTTTCAGCAGAGTGCATACAGTCAACAATCAACATTCTGTAAATCTCAGACTAATTATActctttataaaaaaaattgccTCTACATTCAACAATGTGATACAAAAAAATTGTTCCATACAAATTTGAAACCAAATAGTTAAATACTACCCATATAAAGGGGAAAATAGAAAAAGGAGAAGTTGTTTTTATCTGGATTTGACAAGTTACATAGTGATCACTCCTATAATCAGTAGCAACAAGCCAACAAGTATTGGTTCAATAGGTACGATTCTTGTGACCATGTTGTCGCTGTATTTTTAGCACTAAAAACAGACAAGCATCACCTCAGAAATCAGAACACATATAAGCCTGCACGGGTGCTCTTAATAGCATGAAAACCAGAGACAAAGCATTACTCCAGAATACATTGGAGTTTTGGAAAGTGTTATTTATATAGCATTAAAGTCAGTACCAAAAAATACTCCAGAACACAAAAAAAGCTAAGAGCATGATTTACAAGTATAAAGAAGCATATAATCAAACAGGCATTCATTAGACTCTGGTGTTTGAGTTACTTGCCAGAATAACAGGGTTTCTGCAGGTACCTGTCCAGTAGCAGAAACTCCTTTGTCAGTTCTTCCACACCTCGAATAGCATGATTCTTTCCTACTGCCAACCATAAGTTTTGCTCTTTCCAGTGCTTTAAATATCTCAGACTGATAAAACAAGATAGAGTTTCTTGAGGAAATGAATTCGGACATAGCAAAGCAAACAGCTCAACAGGGAAATCACCTCAACTGTTGGCTCAGTGTTACCTTCCGAAGAAAAACCATAGAATCTGCACAAGAACAATCAGAGCCGTATGAACAGGGAGAAAAGAAAGATCACAAGTAATACAAGTTGAATAAGAACCAGCTAAGAACAGAGCACATGAGCTGATGCCAAGAGAAGGTCAAACATTTTAAGGAAAAAGAAACATGTTACAAGATTAGAGAAGGAGcattgtttttttataaaaatatattttatttgtTTGGGATCAAAGGTAAGCAGTTCAGTAACTCAATTGAATATCAACAATTGCTTTTATTACTGACATGACTACACAAAGACAGTCagtttaaagaaaaaaaaaactcttggCATGCAGCATTATAGTAGTTTATTTCCACTGGATCAGAGAGTAGTAGGATTCTAATGAAAGAATTCACCAGAAACCATTGGACCTGTTTGGATCACCTTTGGATTATAGTAATAAGCTAAATTAATCTCTAGGTGATCGAAAAACCCTAGATTATGGGTTGGGTTATAATAGTCCAGTCAACAGACTACTCGAATCCTATAATCCATCTCAAACCTGCTAATACGAGGTGCTCAAAAGACGAAATCATGTAATCTAGAACATATAAACCAAGGATCCAAACAACCCATATTATTTTAATCCGTAATCCACATTATTATAATCCCCTTCACAACTCAGATTCCAATAATCCAAAGGTgatccaaacaagccctaaagaAACGATTATCAAGTTAAAATTTATGAGTAGAAGAATTCATAAGCAGGCTAAATGAAGCATGCATGTTCTATTTGGAGGGTAACACACCTCTGTCCGAAGTACATGACTTTGAGAGCAACTAGTCGCTTTGGGCAGTGACTTAAATTCCCCACATGTCGACCTGTGCATTAAATAAAATATTGCAGTAAAATTCTGCAGAACAGTTGTAATGTAGTTCATGTTTCCAATAGTCAAGGGGAAAAGGAAAACTAGAAGCAAACCACAATACAGACATACTGAACATTTATGAAAGCAAACATCATTGATTCATTTCTCAtagtaaaaaaaaaatcctaaaaTAGATGTAATTGGCATATCTTCAACAGCACCTGTTCTTTTTGTACGTTTGCTTGAATCATCTGGCAAACCATTGCCTTCTGCATTTACATTGCACTGTAGATCAAAGGCAAATACATTAATCATGTAATGCTCACGATAAGAATGAACTAGATCAGATAAGAATTTCTTCTAAAATATGTACCTGTACTTCATTTGCAGTGGATACTACTGTGTGATCAAATTGAAAGCTCAAGTCTTTCTCCAAAGTGCTACTTTGACGAAATTTTGCATTATGCTGTGCAGTAATGGATCCAACATTGCTCTCCTTTAGAAGAATAAAGTTAGGCAAGGCATCAACAGCAAGAACCTCATGGTATATGATATGCAGTACATTGACTTGCTTTCGCAAAAGATACCAAAGTCAAGATAATTAGAATCCTACATATGCAAATGAATTAACCTAAACTTTTTGAATCTTGTGTGGATGATGAATCACGCTTGAGTTCCACGCATTCATATGAGTATGCATATAACAGTGTTGAAGATTTGCCATAAAGATATATCGAAGTTCGTTTTCAGATAGTCATGGTCACAGCCAATATTAAGGACAATAATCTAACATACAATTATAAAAGAACAGAAACTTTCTATTAGCATGTAAATAAACAACTAATCCGGTTGTCAAAATTGTACAGATATCTCATGGAACAGAAACTTTCTTTTAGCTATCATTTTCCAGCCAACAAGTAATCACATGGAACAGTTATTACAAATTGTACCAAAACCTCACACTATATTAGTTATTACTCTCCAAAAGGTTAAAATGGTATAAGACTGTAAGGAAAAAACTAATCCAATTGTCAGATCCCTCGTGTCTATAAGGCTATTTAATTAAGGAACAAAAGCGCTCCAGCGTATCTGCAGCCGAAAGAGAGTGAAGAGCGTCACCTTGAATCCGCATGTACAGCTCGAAGCAATCCTGGCCAGCCTCTGGTTCTCTGCCTCCAGCTCCTAGCCACATCCAAGTTCCAACCCACAATTTAGTTAGGAGGAGAAAAAAGTACCAAACTCATGGCAACAACTAGGCGAAGACACACATAGCAAGCACAATCACAAGTGCGGCTGGGGTTCCACACCTGTACGCGCGTCCGCAGCGTGgcgacctccgcccgcagcgccgccgccgtctcggTGTCAGCCTCAGCCGCCGCCATGGCAGCCTCGCCCAGTCAGAGGAACCCTTCTTCGCTGGCCGTGGCCGGTCTGCGGGTCGGGTCACGTTAGGAGGAGGCCCAGGCCCGCCTGTCAGTAAAACGCGACCCGTTAAGGACCGAGGGCGCGGATCGGGTTCGCGGGTGCGCCCGGGATTTGACTGGTCAGGTTGAGGCGTTgttcagttcccaaaatttttagatttcaaCATGGTAGCATTGTCTTTTTTATTTaatataaacattgtccaatcgtaattaggtttaaaagattcatctcgcaatttacaaataaattgtgcagttagtttttatttttatatatatttaatgtatcatgcatgtgccgtaagatttgatgtgacgagaaatcttttatgaactaagagggtgtttgggactgctccacaaactccactgtGGAGCAGCTCCAAAAAAACTGtagtttgtggagtacctctgTGCTCTCCCAACTCCACTCTTTTTCCTCGAACTAAGTGTGTGGaactgaaaccgtttggctaaaaaacatagagcaaagctgaaaaacgtggacccctaaacaaggcctgaagagAAAGTACTCCCACCATCCACAAATAAATGCACAACTCACTTCTCgagaaaactaaaaatataacaaatactccctccgtccatgaaagagtcaatttctagagttgttctaagtcaaactttttaaactttgaccaaatttctagaaaaaaatgctaagatttatagtatcaaattagtattactagattcatcatagaatatattttcatataatgtgcattttatattatagatgttcttactcttttctataaagttagtcaaactttaaaaagtttgactggcacggatcctagaaattgattctttcgtggacggagagagtaatatcattatttatatctataaataagtatattataaaattatatttCATGTTCAGTCTAAtaataaatattagtatatttatatatctatttggtcaaacttaaaaagatTTAACTTCTTAGGAAAAAAGGACATGCACTATTTATGGACGAGGGAGTAAAACTACCTGCAGATTATATCGGCGCCCGTTATCTGATCTGATTTGGCGGCGAACGGAACGGGAAAGAGATGATGAGAATGAGGTAGATCCGGTTGACTAGGACACTTCCCCCGCTCCTCCGGAATCACAGTGGCTCAGCTAGATCGCCGTCGCCCATCATCGTCCTCTTCTTCTATAAATAGGCAATCACATCTCTGTAGGAGAGCATCCAGCTGCAGAGCAGGTAGCTAGATACTGCGGTGTGTgtagaggaattgggtcgattAGATTAGAGGAGTAGATTGTTAGTGTTAGCTGAGAGGCATCGTCGACCCGCCGATCGGTCAAGAATGGCCGGAGGaggagcgaagagagtcctgctGCTGTGCCTGTGCGTGGCCGTCGTGTTGGTGGCGGTCGGCAGTGGCGGCGCGGAGGCGAGGAAGCGAGGCAAGCAGTCGCTGGGGTTCTACGAGCTGCGGCGGGGCGAGTTCTCCATGATCGTCACCAACTGGGGCGCCACCATCCTCGCCGTCAGGCTTCCCGACAAGAACGGTGAGCAATTCTCGGCTTCAAGATGCTACCTCTCGACGAACTGATCTATCGTCTTTGCGTGTGAATTGCTTGATCTGTTTCATTTTCTGGCTGCTGCTGCAGGGCACATCGACGACGTCGTTCTTGGCTACAAGGACATCGGATCCTACGTGGTGAGAATCCTAAACTGAATCCCccatacatgcatgcatcacATCTTTTTCTCCTCCATCTTCAGATTTGGTTGGTGATTGGGAAATGTGATCAGCTGTTCGTCGTGTTTGTTTAATGATCCATCGTATTGCTGGTTAACTAACTGAAACAGAACGACACGACCTACTTCGGCGCGCTGGTGGGGCGGGTGGCGAACCGGATCGCCGGCGGGCGGTTCACCATCAAGGACCGGCCCTACCACACGTACCAGAACGACGGCAACAACACGCTGCACGGCGGCCACCGCGGGTTCAACCAGGTGTTCTGGTCGGTCCGGGAGCGCGTCACGGGGGAGTTTCCCCACATCACCTTCGCCTACCGGAGCTACGACGGCGAGCAGGGGTTCCCGGGGAACCTGGACGTGCTGGTCACCTACAAGATCGACGGCGACTACTCGTACAGCGTCACCATGTACGCGCGGCCGGTGGACAAGCCGACGCCCATCAACCTGGCGCAGCACACGTACTGGAACCTCcgcggccacggccacggcgaCGTCCTGCGGCACGCCGTCCAGATCTTCGCGAGCGCGGTGACGCCCGTGGGCGGGGACCTCATCCCGACGGGCGCCGTCACCCCCGTCGCCGGCACGCCCTTCGACTTCCGCGCCCCGGCGGCGCCCGGCGCGCGCATCGCGCAGGTCGAGGGCGGCGTCGGGTACGACATCAACTACGTGCTGGACGGCGAGACGGACGGGCAGGGCGTGCGCAAGGTGGCCGTCGTCAGCGAGGACGAGTCCGGCCGCGTCATGGAGCTGTGGGGGAACCAGCCGGGCCTGCAGTTCTACACGGGCAACTTCCTCGACGGCGACCAGGGAAAGGACGGCGCCGTCTACGCCAAGTACGGCGGGATGTGCCTGGAGACGCAGGACTACCCGGACGCCGTGCACGAGCCGGGCTTCCCGGCAGAGGTCTACCGCCCTGGACAGGTCTACAAGCACTACATGCTCTACAAGTTCTCCATCAACAAGTAGAAGTGCAAGAAGCTCTCTCTCTCGTGCCTGATGCTTGCCgatgcctcgtggtcgtggaggTGTTAATTTGTTGGGCTGATAGCTTGTTGCAAGTAGTTACGTAATAAGGGTTCAGAATCTTGTGTAATTGAGCAGGCTTTGCCTCTCTTTTAGCTTAGGAAGTTGCAACAAAAATGTATGGTTGCATTTCATCCAAAGTTTATTATCTAGTTCACATTTCTGCCATTGAATGATGTCTTAGATGAATACCATTTTCAAGTGACAACTTCATATCCAAACTTATCTCCGTTTCATGATTACATCACTGCGAAAAACAAGGAAATGGCGTAATTTCAATCTGCTCTTTTTGTCTGATTTATTTAGAAGGAAAGCAGGCCAATCAACGATGCAAACTTAGGGTGCAAATGTGTGATGAATACTCCACTCGTCCTAGAGATTTTAATAGAGATtaagaaagaaaacaaaaacgCATGTCCTCCTAACAAATTTAGTTCCTTTACACAATAGAAAAAAACAATTTAGTTCCCATATGTATAAACACTGTCATCAAAGCAGAATGTTTTGAATTTAGCGCAAAATTATCCATTCAACGTGATCTTAGAACACAAAGTTTAACTAGTGACGGTATATATATACTGTGCTAGGCCCCATCCGCGGATATTTTGCCGCGTTAATGGTCTTGTTGCTTGGGGCGGATGTTGCCTCCAGAGTATAGGCCCCCTCTCATGCAGATGCTTTGCTGCTGCGAGTGTATCGGCCCCATCTGCGGATGCTTTGCCACGTCAATGGTCCTCGTGCTTGGGTGGATGCTGTTTCTAGCGGATGCTTTGCTGTTGTTTTCATCTATGACTTGACTTCACTGCTGGCTTCCAAAGTGTTGTGTTCTTTGTATTTGGTTCAGTTAGTCATAGGATTGTTAGGTGGAGGGTCCCTTCTCTCATGTTTCTTGCTTTTCGTTTGTGTTGGGGACTTCGTTGGTAATCCTTAGATTACTTGCGAATCCTTTGTATCGGTTACTTTGCCGTTCTTTCGGTTCttcttcttaatgaaaaacgCATGAAGTCacgattttgaaaaaaaaaactgtcttAGGCTAACAAACCATAGGAGAACACCAAAACTCTATGATTACGAAACCGATTTTTTTGGTCGGACGTGCTTTATCATCTGTAAATGTTAAACATTCAATctcatcataaaataaaaaggtCATTTCAATATTTATATATCAAGTGATACCCCGGGCATTGTTGCTGAAATTTATAGGGACGCAGAGAGAGAGATTTATGGATGGATAATTGATATTTACCATTTATAATGATGCCACCTTAGCAAGTCTAAGGTACAAATTTCAGATGAACAATAGATATCAATGTGAAATAAAAATGATAGAGTAATGTTACTGGTTAACCTTTTTAAACAATCCCTGTACAAACTTCATCCCAAGTTAGTTACAAAACCATAGCAACTGGTTTGGACAGAAATAGCACAGCTAATAATTGAAAAATATGAATATATGTATATACACACCATGCCGCATGTCAGCAGACTACAGGTTCATATAGCACATAGACCTTGATGAAATTAAAGACCTATGTCTTCAACTCAGTGAGCACCTGAATTTTTGAAACTTCAAATATGcacttggactttgatgaagagACCTGTTATGTAGGGGCCTTGAGTTGAACACACCAAGAATTAgaaatctatatttttttataaagttaAATCCTGCTACAAGTTCTATCTTAACATGCAAGACATTCACATCAATTTTCACTACCAATAGATATCACCTTCCACTAAATAGCCATGTCAGTCTCTTAATGCGAGCTGTTCACACTATCTCCATTATGCACGATTCAATTTCAACATATATGAAATATAGAGGCAATCATATATTTCTATTTGTTTTATCATTTCATCGCCTTGCATGTGTTGTTTGAATGGTGAATGCACGAGGACTTGTGGTGGTAGGACCTTTATGATGTGGCTTTACAAAATCGCTGTAAAATAGACTAACTCTAGATACGACACCAGTTTGACGGTGCATCAGGGAGGGAAACTAGGACCACGGCTCCAACTCCAGATGCTGCGGAGGTGGCTCGTGTGCACGTGCCGTCAGGTCAGCGTTTGTCAATAAAATTTGTGTAACAAGTTCGTTTGAAATCACGGTACAATTCAAGAAGACAATGAATAAAATTTATGTAACAAGTTCATTTGAAATCACGGTACAATTCGAAAAGACAATGGAATAAGGGTCTATTTGGCCCACAACCTCACGAGCAGCCTAAAATAGACTAGGGACAAACCAAACAAAACAGGACAGGGCATTGCTATATATTCAATAAAAAAAAACTTCGATACAAGCTCGCCAGTTTATACACAGGAGTACACACTAATAACTTCCTGACGGTAAGTGTATGGAGCTCATTTAAGCAACAGAGCAAACATTCCTTTGAATTCTCACTGAATTAACATGTTCATAGGACAAACAACTTCAGCAATGAAGAGTCTCAGCAATTACAGTTCTCACGAATTTAAATTGCAATTTCAGACAATCCTCAGCAGCCAACTTTTGTTTTAATGTAACAAAATTAGGTCCTAACAAAGCCAGCAAAATTAGGCCCTAACAAGGAGCTAGCATCACATAATCACTcttcctcctcatcatcaccgCCTCCACCAGATGCCTTCTTTGAGTTCTTTCTCTTCACCCTTCCAGGTTCACCACCAACAAGTGGGCTGGTAAGGGAGAAGTCAATGTGCTTCTCAGAGTCAACTCTCACCATGAAAGAGGGAATGTTGACAAGTTGCCTCCCAACTCTGCAGAAATATATTTGAGTTACATTGAAGTAAAATTGCTGCCAAAAAAATAATGTATGCTATTGATTATTGAACAAGCTATTTGGAAAACAATGCATCAAGAACTGAAAAAATATCATAATCACAACAGGTATGATTCAACAAAATCAGCACCATTGGTGTGGATTCCAAGGAGTGCACACAAACCATTGGTGTGGATTCCAAAGAATGCATCATAC contains:
- the LOC8080754 gene encoding aldose 1-epimerase, producing the protein MAGGGAKRVLLLCLCVAVVLVAVGSGGAEARKRGKQSLGFYELRRGEFSMIVTNWGATILAVRLPDKNGHIDDVVLGYKDIGSYVNDTTYFGALVGRVANRIAGGRFTIKDRPYHTYQNDGNNTLHGGHRGFNQVFWSVRERVTGEFPHITFAYRSYDGEQGFPGNLDVLVTYKIDGDYSYSVTMYARPVDKPTPINLAQHTYWNLRGHGHGDVLRHAVQIFASAVTPVGGDLIPTGAVTPVAGTPFDFRAPAAPGARIAQVEGGVGYDINYVLDGETDGQGVRKVAVVSEDESGRVMELWGNQPGLQFYTGNFLDGDQGKDGAVYAKYGGMCLETQDYPDAVHEPGFPAEVYRPGQVYKHYMLYKFSINK